The Lycium ferocissimum isolate CSIRO_LF1 chromosome 1, AGI_CSIRO_Lferr_CH_V1, whole genome shotgun sequence genome includes a region encoding these proteins:
- the LOC132066807 gene encoding putative late blight resistance protein homolog R1A-10, whose translation MAAYAAVTSLMGTIHLISQSDLLHLEEDHKEHLESLYEKVSSVLEFLDNSDDEPMKALQEKVEDLANEVEHEVESQVLMVMEKDEQVRTEANERLLKILRQAIQDMDSVKKEFIKLQRRNDNLVAGNRSLSPRLHVSTLEKDMVGHSNERKRMLDLLTGRSSQLQVISIVGMGGIGKSTFAKNMFSDSSIVGFFDVRGWITVSEDYSIRKMLLSLLQEAIGVNEELDKKQDGELADCLQKSLKRRRYLIVVDDIWSSDAWDNIRLWFPENSNRSRILLTTRDINVAQYASSHEGLFPMRFLEPKESWNLFCQKAFGKKDCPAEFESVGKVVVENCKGLPLMISVVAGSLSRKRTLHEWYEVAQSVSSLVDVDDYQRCSGVLALSYKHLPSHLKACFLYFGVFKKASEISVEKLIQLWMAEGLFELRGLGEWEKVAANLLHDLIDKSLIVVSKHSLDGNIKTCRIHDLLHDLCLREAESENLLYVPNPSISEPKSVIQDRRWVSFHLEEGCFFSSLTYSKTRSVTFLSGKIRSSTIELGLNHFKLLRVLDLGQLGSSSFPKELSYLLSADDVKYQVLDNLQSIYGLSPDCCTKQMFEGIKNVKKLGICGRTDDYCREPKSVDNIIYLPELEALKILIYDSHRATLFPVPWPRSFPPNLKKLTLQAAYQPWKAMTIISKLPKLEVLKLKVNFFLCREIVGEDVWKVSEMGFPELKFLLLENTSLKYWRSTDDSFPLLESIIIRNCRSLREIPQAFADSMTLQRIELRGCTPSLVEVAKKIQNDQEEELGNKDS comes from the exons AAGTATTAATGGTTATGGAGAAGGATGAACAGGTTCGGACAGAGGCAAATGAGAGGCTTCTTAAGATCTTGCGACAAGCTATACAAGACATGGATTCTGTGAAGAAAGAGTTCATCAAGCTGCAGAGGAGGAATGACAATTTGGTAGCTGGAAATCGTTCGCTTTCACCACGATTGCATGTTTCAACCCTTGAGAAGGACATGGTGGGGCACAGCAATGAACGAAAGCGCATGCTAGATCTACTTACCGGACGCTCATCTCAACTGCAAGTCATCTCTATTGTTGGAATGGGCGGCATAGGTAAGTCAACTTTTGCCAAAAATATGTTTTCTGATTCCTCAATTGTGGGCTTCTTTGATGTTCGTGGATGGATTACTGTGTCCGAGGACTATAGTATAAGAAAGATGCTTCTATCCCTCCTTCAAGAGGCTATTGGCGTGAATGAAGAGCTTGATAAGAAACAAGATGGAGAACTAGCTGATTGCTTGCAGAAAAGTTTAAAGAGAAGAAggtatttgattgttgtggatgaCATATGGAGCAGCGATGCCTGGGATAATATTAGACTATGGTTTCCAGAAAACAGTAATAGAAGTCGAATATTGTTGACTACTCGGGACATTAACGTTGCTCAATATGCTAGCTCTCACGAGGGACTTTTTCCAATGCGTTTCCTAGAGCCAAAGGAAAGTTGGAATTTGTTTTGCCAAAAGGCGTTCGGCAAAAAAGATTGTCCAGCTGAATTTGAGAGTGTCGGAAAGGTGGTTGTAGAAAATTGCAAAGGATTACCACTGATGATTTCGGTGGTTGCGGGGTCTCTTTCTAGGAAGAGGACGCTGCACGAGTGGTATGAAGTAGCTCAAAGTGTAAGCTCATTAGTAGACGTTGATGATTATCAACGTTGCTCAGGAGTGCTTGCTTTGAGCTACAAGCATCTTCCTTCACACTTGAAAGCTTGCTTTCTGTATTTTGGAGTTTTCAAAAAAGCTAGTGAAATTTCTGTGGAAAAGTTGATTCAATTGTGGATGGCAGAAGGACTCTTTGAGCTGAGGGGGCTTGGGGAGTGGGAAAAAGTGGCTGCTAATCTCCTACATGATCTTATTGATAAAAGTCTAATTGTTGTTAGCAAGCatagtttggatggaaatatcaagACATGTAGGATTCATGATCTTCTCCATGATTTATGCTTGAGAGAAGCTGAAAGCGAGAATCTTTTGTACGTTCCAAATCCCTCAATTTCTGAACCCAAAAGTGTTATTCAAGATCGTCGGTgggtttcatttcatttagagGAAGGttgttttttttcctctcttacTTACAGTAAAACACGTTCTGTTACGTTTCTTTCGGGTAAAATTAGGTCCAGTACTATTGAATTAGGACTAAACCATTTCAAACTTCTTAGAGTATTGGACTTGGGGCAATTGGGCTCGAGTAGTTTCCCTAAGGAATTATCTTACCTG TTATCTGCTGATGACGTTAAGTACCAGGTTTTGGATAACTTGCAAAGTATTTATGGGTTGAGTCCTGATTGTTGCACCAAACAAATGTTTGAAGGGATTAAAAACGTGAAAAAATTGGGAATTTGTGGCAGAACTGATGACTATTGTCGTGAGCCCAAATCCGTagataatattatatatttaccTGAGCTAGAGGCACTAAAAATCCTAATATACGACTCTCACAGGGCTACTTTGTTTCCAGTTCCATGGCCGAGATCTTTCCCACCGAATCTCAAGAAGCTGACACTTCAAGCAGCTTATCAACCATGGAAGGCCATGACAATCATTAGCAAGTTGCCCAAACTCGAGGTGCTCAAATTGAAGGTTAATTTCTTCTTATGTAGGGAGATAGTCGGGGAAGATGTCTGGAAAGTATCAGAGATGGGATTTCCTGAATTGAAATTCTTGCTTCTAGAGAACACAAGTCTTAAATACTGGAGGTCCACCGATGATTCTTTCCCACTTCTGGAAAGCATAATTATCAGAAACTGTCGTTCCTTACGAGAGATTCCACAAGCATTTGCAGATAGTATGACACTGCAGCGAATTGAGTTACGGGGATGCACTCCTTCCCTTGTGGAAGTCGCTAAGAAGATCCAAAATGATCAAGAGGAGGAGTTGGGAAACAAAGATTCTTAA